The following proteins are co-located in the Pseudomonas synxantha genome:
- a CDS encoding DUF3309 family protein, with the protein MSLILIIILILLLVGGLPVFPHSRNWGYGPSGILGVVLVVLLVLLLLGRI; encoded by the coding sequence ATGAGCCTCATTCTGATCATTATCCTGATTCTCCTGCTGGTGGGTGGCCTGCCGGTGTTCCCGCACTCGCGTAACTGGGGCTATGGCCCGTCGGGTATCCTCGGTGTCGTGCTGGTAGTGCTGCTGGTACTGTTGTTGCTCGGCCGGATATAA
- a CDS encoding osmoprotectant NAGGN system M42 family peptidase — protein MTRTIPEPDLAYLQKVLLEMLAIPSPTGFTDTIVRYVAERLEELGIPFEMTRRGTIRATLKGQKNSPDRAVSAHLDTIGAAVRAIKDNGRLTLAPVGCWSSRFAEGSRVSLFTDNGVIRGSVLPLMASGHAFNTAVDEMPVSWDHVELRLDAYCATRADCDSLGISIGDYVAFDPLPEFTESGHISARHLDDKAGVAALLAALKAIIDSGEPLLIDCHPLFTITEETGSGAAAALPWDVSEFVGIDIAPVAPGQHSSEHAVSVAMQDSGGPYDYHLSRHLLRLAADNDLPVRRDLFRYYFSDAHSAVTAGHDIRTALLAFGCDATHGYERTHIDSLAALSRLLGAYILSPPVFASDAQPAQGSLDRFSHQIEHETQMESDTRVPSVDSLVGQKS, from the coding sequence ATGACCCGAACTATCCCCGAACCCGATCTCGCCTACCTGCAAAAAGTGCTGCTGGAAATGCTCGCCATCCCCAGCCCGACAGGATTCACCGACACCATCGTGCGCTACGTCGCCGAACGCCTGGAAGAACTTGGCATCCCGTTTGAGATGACCCGGCGCGGCACCATTCGCGCCACTCTCAAGGGCCAGAAAAACAGCCCGGACCGGGCCGTCTCCGCGCACCTGGACACCATCGGCGCCGCCGTGCGTGCGATCAAGGACAACGGCCGCCTGACCCTCGCCCCAGTGGGCTGCTGGTCAAGCCGCTTTGCCGAAGGCAGCCGTGTCAGCCTGTTCACCGATAACGGCGTGATTCGCGGCAGCGTGTTGCCGTTGATGGCCTCCGGGCACGCGTTCAACACCGCCGTGGATGAAATGCCAGTGAGCTGGGATCACGTGGAGCTGCGCCTGGACGCCTACTGTGCCACCCGCGCCGACTGCGACTCCCTGGGCATCAGCATCGGTGACTATGTGGCCTTCGACCCGCTGCCGGAGTTCACCGAGAGCGGGCACATCAGTGCTCGCCATCTGGATGACAAGGCCGGTGTCGCCGCCCTGCTTGCCGCGCTCAAGGCGATCATCGACAGTGGCGAGCCGCTGCTGATCGACTGCCACCCGCTGTTCACCATCACCGAGGAGACCGGCAGTGGCGCGGCGGCCGCCCTGCCCTGGGATGTCAGTGAGTTTGTCGGCATCGATATCGCCCCGGTCGCCCCCGGCCAACACTCCAGCGAACATGCGGTGAGCGTGGCGATGCAGGATTCCGGCGGGCCATATGACTATCACCTGTCGCGGCACCTGCTGCGCCTGGCGGCTGATAACGACCTGCCGGTGCGCCGCGATCTGTTCCGTTATTACTTCAGCGATGCGCACTCGGCTGTGACTGCCGGTCATGACATCCGCACCGCCCTGCTGGCCTTCGGTTGCGATGCCACCCATGGCTACGAACGCACCCACATCGACAGCCTGGCCGCTCTGAGTCGCTTGCTGGGCGCGTACATCCTTAGCCCGCCAGTGTTCGCCAGCGATGCGCAACCGGCCCAGGGCTCCCTGGATCGGTTCAGTCATCAGATTGAGCATGAAACGCAAATGGAAAGCGACACCCGCGTGCCGTCAGTGGACAGCCTGGTCGGTCAGAAGTCCTGA
- the ngg gene encoding N-acetylglutaminylglutamine synthetase, with protein MKPNAAAYSQRLLKGQAPTYERLQARLAEDGSPLAAEPIAVHCGWGRLLIGHTFPDPASLAQELLNEQPGERDIALYVAAPQQILGIDPQQLFLDPSDTLRLWFSDYRPATRVFRGFRIRRVQSDADWQAVNQLYQGRGMLPVDAERLTPRHQGGPVYWLAEDEDTGAVIGSVMGLNHHKAFQDPENGCSLWCLAVDPQCTRPGVGEVLVRHLVEHFMSRGLSYLDLSVLHNNRQAKSLYAKLGFRALTTFAIKRKNGINQPLFLGPGPQAEFNPYARIIVEEAHRRGIDVQVDDADAGLFTLSHGGRRVRCRESLSDLTSAISMTLCQDKSLTHKVLKAAGLQLPSQQLAGSADDNLEFLDEHQRIVVKPLDGEQGQGVAVDLQTIEEVQQAIEAARQFDSRVLLESFHEGLDLRILVIGFEVVAAAIRRPAEVIGDGQHSIRALIEAQSRRRQAATDGESKIPLDAETERTLKAAGYGYDSILPQGVQLAVRRTANLHTGGCLEDVTAILHPTLVDAAVRAARALDIPMVGLDLMVPAADQPEYVFIEANERAGLANHEPQPTAEKFVDLLFPHSQPTA; from the coding sequence ATGAAACCGAATGCCGCGGCGTATAGCCAACGCTTACTCAAGGGCCAGGCGCCGACCTACGAGCGCCTGCAGGCGCGCCTGGCCGAAGATGGCAGCCCACTGGCCGCCGAGCCGATTGCCGTGCATTGCGGCTGGGGGCGGTTGCTGATCGGCCATACCTTCCCGGACCCGGCCAGCCTGGCCCAGGAACTGCTCAATGAGCAGCCCGGCGAGCGCGACATCGCGCTCTATGTGGCAGCGCCCCAGCAGATCCTCGGGATAGACCCTCAGCAGTTGTTCCTGGATCCGTCCGACACCCTGCGCTTGTGGTTCAGCGATTATCGCCCGGCAACCCGGGTGTTTCGCGGCTTTCGCATTCGCAGGGTGCAAAGCGATGCCGATTGGCAGGCGGTCAATCAACTGTATCAAGGCCGCGGCATGTTGCCCGTCGATGCCGAGCGCCTGACCCCGCGCCACCAAGGCGGCCCGGTGTACTGGCTGGCCGAGGATGAAGACACTGGGGCGGTGATAGGCAGCGTGATGGGCCTCAATCACCATAAAGCCTTCCAGGATCCGGAAAACGGTTGCAGCCTGTGGTGCCTGGCCGTCGACCCGCAATGCACGCGCCCAGGCGTGGGTGAAGTGCTGGTGCGCCACTTGGTGGAGCACTTCATGAGCCGTGGCTTGAGCTATCTGGACCTGTCGGTGCTGCACAATAACCGCCAGGCCAAGAGCCTGTATGCCAAGCTTGGCTTCCGCGCGTTGACCACCTTTGCGATCAAGCGCAAGAACGGCATCAACCAGCCGCTGTTCCTCGGCCCCGGGCCGCAGGCGGAGTTCAACCCCTATGCACGGATCATCGTCGAGGAAGCCCATCGGCGCGGCATTGATGTGCAGGTCGACGATGCCGACGCGGGCCTGTTCACCCTCAGCCATGGCGGGCGCCGCGTGCGTTGCCGGGAATCCCTGAGCGACCTGACCAGCGCCATCAGCATGACCCTGTGCCAGGATAAGAGCCTGACCCACAAGGTGCTCAAGGCCGCCGGCCTGCAACTGCCCTCGCAGCAGTTGGCGGGCAGTGCCGACGACAACCTGGAGTTCCTCGATGAACACCAGCGCATCGTGGTCAAGCCGCTGGACGGCGAGCAAGGCCAGGGCGTGGCGGTAGACCTGCAAACCATTGAGGAGGTGCAGCAAGCCATTGAGGCGGCGCGCCAGTTCGACAGTCGTGTGTTGCTGGAAAGCTTCCACGAGGGCCTGGACCTGCGCATCCTGGTGATCGGTTTTGAAGTGGTCGCCGCCGCGATTCGTCGCCCGGCCGAGGTAATCGGCGACGGCCAGCATTCCATCCGCGCGTTGATCGAAGCCCAGAGCCGACGTCGCCAGGCTGCCACCGATGGCGAGAGCAAAATCCCCCTGGATGCGGAAACCGAGCGCACCCTCAAAGCCGCAGGTTATGGCTACGACAGCATCCTGCCCCAGGGCGTGCAACTAGCCGTGCGACGTACCGCCAATCTGCATACCGGGGGTTGCCTGGAAGATGTCACGGCGATCCTGCACCCAACGCTGGTGGACGCCGCCGTGCGTGCTGCCCGCGCCCTGGATATTCCCATGGTCGGGCTGGACCTGATGGTGCCGGCGGCCGACCAACCGGAGTACGTGTTTATCGAAGCCAACGAACGGGCCGGGCTGGCCAACCATGAACCGCAACCTACCGCAGAAAAGTTTGTGGATTTGTTGTTTCCGCACAGTCAGCCGACCGCTTGA
- the csrA gene encoding carbon storage regulator CsrA — translation MLVLSRNLGEAISIGDDIVVHILEVNGTHVKFGIDAPKDVKVHRAEVYQRIVKHQGPATHPVPVPNL, via the coding sequence ATGCTGGTCTTGAGCCGCAACCTAGGCGAAGCCATCTCCATCGGCGATGACATCGTCGTGCATATCCTCGAAGTAAACGGGACCCACGTGAAATTCGGCATCGACGCGCCAAAGGACGTGAAAGTGCACCGAGCCGAGGTGTACCAGAGGATTGTCAAACACCAGGGGCCCGCCACCCATCCGGTGCCGGTCCCCAATCTCTAG
- a CDS encoding YheU family protein, producing MLIPYDALEVDTLTRLIEDFVTRDGTDNGDDTPLETRVLRVRQALTKGQALIVFDPESEQCQLMLKHDVPKHLFD from the coding sequence ATGCTGATTCCCTACGATGCACTTGAAGTCGACACCCTGACCCGCCTCATCGAAGACTTCGTCACCCGCGACGGCACTGATAATGGCGACGATACGCCCCTGGAAACCCGCGTGCTGCGCGTGCGCCAGGCGCTGACCAAGGGCCAGGCACTGATCGTCTTCGACCCCGAGAGCGAGCAATGCCAACTGATGCTCAAGCACGATGTGCCCAAGCATCTGTTCGACTGA
- a CDS encoding LTA synthase family protein: MANPDALNQQRAANRLLQPTVKSHLAYTLLCALVMMVMFSLLRLALLVYNREMILDTPASTFLEAFANGLRLDIRLVMYLLIPLLLALFSVRAMAARGFFRLWLTVASSIALFLGLMEMDFYREFHQRLNGLVFQYVKEDPKTVMSMLWYGFPVVRYLLAWAVGTLILSMAFKGADRATRPRGPFSGGTISTRQVAPWYSRIAVFVVCLLVAVVAIRGTLRQGPPLRWGDVYTTDSNFANQLGLNGTLSLIAAAKSRFSEDRTNIWKATLEQPLATQTVRDMLVLPQEKLVDTDTAAVRRDFTPPAEKTLPIKNVVVILMESFAGHSVGALGRPGNITPYFDKLTKEGLLFDRFFSNGTHTHQGMFATMACFPNLPGFEYLMQTPEGSHKLSGLPQLLSARDFDDVYVYNGDFAWDNQSGFFSNQGMTNFIGRNDFVDPVFSDPTWGVSDQDMFNRGLEELKAREGGKPFYALLQTLSNHTPYALPTPLPVEKVTDRGSLNEHLTAMRYSDWALGQFFEKARKEPYFKETLFVIVGDHGFGNEQQITEMDLGRFNVPMLMIAPGMQEKFGERDHTVGTQIDIVPTIMGRLGGDTLHQCWGRDLLNLPEGDKGFGVIKPSGSDQTVALLTGDRVLVLPKEMPPKLWEYTLGAEPTGKVIPESPDEAALKQKLESFLQTATKSLLDNTAGVVDGKPD, translated from the coding sequence ATGGCAAACCCGGACGCCCTGAATCAGCAGCGAGCTGCAAATCGCCTGCTGCAACCGACCGTCAAATCCCATCTGGCTTACACGCTGCTGTGCGCACTGGTCATGATGGTGATGTTCTCCCTGCTGCGCCTGGCGTTGCTGGTCTACAACCGCGAGATGATCCTGGATACGCCGGCCTCGACGTTCCTGGAAGCGTTCGCCAACGGCCTGCGCCTGGACATCCGCCTGGTCATGTACCTGCTGATTCCGCTGTTGTTGGCGCTGTTCAGTGTGCGGGCCATGGCGGCGCGCGGGTTCTTCCGCTTGTGGCTGACCGTTGCGTCGAGCATCGCCTTGTTCCTGGGCCTGATGGAGATGGACTTCTACCGCGAATTCCACCAGCGCCTCAACGGTCTGGTCTTCCAGTATGTGAAGGAAGACCCGAAAACCGTGATGAGCATGCTCTGGTACGGGTTCCCGGTGGTGCGTTACCTGCTGGCCTGGGCTGTGGGCACGCTGATCCTGAGCATGGCCTTCAAGGGCGCCGACCGCGCAACGCGCCCGCGTGGACCCTTCAGTGGCGGCACCATCAGCACGCGCCAGGTGGCACCGTGGTACAGCCGCATCGCGGTGTTCGTGGTCTGCCTGCTGGTCGCCGTGGTCGCCATCCGGGGCACCCTGCGTCAGGGCCCGCCGTTGCGCTGGGGTGACGTCTACACCACCGATTCCAACTTCGCCAACCAGCTGGGCCTCAATGGCACCCTGTCGCTGATCGCTGCGGCGAAGTCGCGCTTCTCCGAAGATCGCACCAATATCTGGAAAGCCACCCTGGAACAGCCATTGGCCACCCAGACCGTGCGTGACATGCTGGTGTTACCGCAGGAAAAACTGGTGGATACCGACACCGCCGCCGTGCGCCGTGACTTCACGCCACCGGCCGAGAAGACCCTGCCGATCAAGAACGTCGTGGTGATCCTGATGGAAAGCTTCGCCGGTCACTCGGTGGGTGCATTGGGACGTCCGGGCAATATCACCCCGTACTTCGACAAGCTGACCAAGGAAGGCTTGTTGTTCGACCGCTTCTTCTCCAACGGTACCCACACCCACCAGGGTATGTTCGCCACCATGGCCTGCTTCCCGAACCTGCCGGGTTTCGAATACCTGATGCAGACCCCGGAAGGCAGCCACAAGCTGTCGGGCCTGCCGCAGTTACTCAGCGCCCGTGATTTCGACGATGTGTATGTCTACAACGGCGATTTCGCCTGGGACAACCAATCGGGCTTCTTCAGCAACCAGGGCATGACCAACTTCATTGGCAGAAATGACTTCGTGGACCCGGTGTTCTCCGACCCGACCTGGGGCGTGTCCGACCAGGACATGTTCAACCGTGGCCTGGAAGAATTGAAAGCCCGTGAAGGCGGCAAGCCGTTCTATGCTCTGCTGCAGACCTTGTCCAACCACACACCGTACGCGTTGCCGACGCCATTGCCGGTTGAAAAAGTCACCGACCGTGGCAGCCTCAACGAGCACTTGACGGCCATGCGCTACTCCGACTGGGCCTTGGGCCAGTTCTTTGAAAAGGCCCGCAAGGAACCGTACTTCAAGGAGACCCTGTTTGTGATCGTGGGTGACCACGGCTTCGGCAACGAGCAGCAGATCACCGAGATGGACCTGGGCCGCTTCAACGTACCGATGCTGATGATCGCGCCGGGCATGCAAGAGAAGTTCGGCGAGCGTGATCACACGGTGGGCACCCAGATCGACATCGTGCCGACCATCATGGGTCGCCTGGGCGGCGACACACTGCACCAGTGCTGGGGTCGTGACCTGCTCAACCTGCCGGAAGGCGACAAGGGCTTCGGCGTGATCAAGCCGTCGGGCAGCGACCAGACCGTAGCCTTGCTCACCGGTGACCGTGTGCTGGTATTGCCCAAGGAAATGCCACCCAAGTTATGGGAATACACACTGGGTGCCGAACCGACCGGCAAGGTGATCCCGGAGTCGCCGGACGAGGCTGCACTCAAGCAGAAACTTGAGTCGTTCCTGCAAACTGCAACCAAGAGCCTGCTGGATAACACCGCGGGTGTCGTGGATGGTAAGCCGGACTAA
- a CDS encoding SDR family oxidoreductase: MQNRMMITGAGSGLGREIALRWAREGWQLALSDVGEAGLQETLRLVREVGGDGFTQRCDVRDYSQLTALAQACEVKLGGIDVIVNNAGVASGGFFAELSLEDWDWQIAINLMGVVKGCKAFLPLLEKSKGRIINIASMAALMQGPAMSNYNVAKAGVVALSESLLVELKQQEVGVHVVCPSFFQTNLLDSFRGPTPAMKAQVGKLLESSPITATDIADYIYQRVAAGEFMILPHEQGRMAWALKQKNPQLLYDEMTLMADKMRAKAQAVKG, from the coding sequence ATGCAAAACCGCATGATGATCACTGGCGCCGGGTCCGGCCTGGGTCGTGAAATCGCTCTGCGCTGGGCCCGTGAGGGTTGGCAGTTGGCCTTGTCGGATGTCGGCGAGGCCGGGTTGCAGGAAACCCTCAGGCTGGTTCGCGAGGTGGGCGGTGACGGTTTCACCCAGCGCTGTGACGTGCGTGACTACAGCCAGCTCACCGCGTTGGCCCAAGCGTGCGAGGTGAAGCTGGGTGGCATTGATGTGATCGTCAACAATGCCGGCGTGGCCTCAGGCGGGTTCTTCGCCGAACTGTCCCTGGAGGACTGGGACTGGCAGATCGCAATCAACCTGATGGGCGTGGTCAAGGGTTGCAAGGCGTTCCTGCCGCTGCTGGAAAAAAGCAAGGGCCGGATCATCAACATTGCGTCGATGGCCGCGCTGATGCAGGGCCCGGCCATGAGCAACTACAACGTGGCCAAGGCCGGCGTGGTGGCGTTGTCGGAAAGCCTGCTGGTGGAACTCAAGCAGCAGGAAGTCGGCGTGCATGTGGTATGCCCATCGTTTTTCCAGACCAACCTGCTCGACTCCTTCCGGGGGCCGACCCCGGCCATGAAGGCACAGGTGGGCAAGCTGCTCGAGAGTTCGCCCATCACCGCGACTGACATCGCCGATTACATCTACCAGCGTGTGGCCGCAGGCGAATTCATGATCCTGCCCCATGAGCAAGGGCGCATGGCCTGGGCGTTGAAACAGAAAAACCCGCAGTTGTTGTATGACGAAATGACGCTGATGGCTGACAAAATGCGCGCCAAGGCCCAAGCAGTTAAAGGCTGA
- a CDS encoding N-acetylglutaminylglutamine amidotransferase translates to MCGLAGELRFDHQPADLAAVERITHHLAPRGPDAWGFHAQGPIALGHRRLKIMDLSDGSAQPMVDAQLGLSLAFNGAIYNFPELRQELEALGYAFYSGGDTEVLLKGYHAWGEALLPKLNGMFAFAIWERDAQRLFIARDRLGVKPLYLSRTGQRLRFASALPALLKGGDINPILDPVALNHYLNFHAVVPAPRTLLAGIEKLPPATWMRIDASGKTEQKTWWTLPYGPHEDEQNLSLEDWTDRVLDSTREAVAIRQRAAVDVGVLLSGGVDSSMLVGLLREVGVQDLSTFSIGFEDAGGERGDEFQYSDLIAKHYGTRHHQLRIAESEIIEQLPAAFRAMSEPMVSHDCIAFYLLSREVAKHCKVVQSGQGADELFAGYHWYPQVDGASDPYAAYRDAFFDRSYDDYAATVAPKWLTANDAAGDFVREHFAMPGADAAVDKALRLDSTVMLVDDPVKRVDNMTMAWGLEARTPFLDYRLVELSARVPGKFKLPDGGKQVLKEAARRVIPSEVIDRKKGYFPVPGLKHLQGDTLNWVRELLLDPSQDRGLFNPAMLDRLLTDPQGQLTPLRGSKLWQLAALNLWLSEQGI, encoded by the coding sequence ATGTGTGGATTAGCTGGCGAGTTACGCTTTGATCATCAACCTGCCGACCTGGCAGCGGTAGAACGCATCACTCATCACCTCGCCCCCCGAGGCCCCGACGCATGGGGCTTCCATGCCCAAGGGCCGATTGCCCTGGGCCACCGTCGCCTGAAAATCATGGACCTGTCGGATGGCTCCGCCCAACCGATGGTCGACGCCCAACTAGGGCTGTCCCTGGCCTTCAACGGCGCGATCTATAACTTCCCGGAACTGCGTCAAGAGCTGGAAGCCCTGGGTTACGCCTTCTATTCGGGCGGCGACACCGAAGTGCTGCTCAAGGGTTATCACGCCTGGGGTGAGGCACTGCTGCCCAAGCTCAATGGCATGTTCGCGTTCGCCATCTGGGAACGTGACGCCCAGCGCCTGTTCATCGCCCGTGACCGCTTGGGCGTAAAACCTTTGTACCTGTCGCGCACCGGCCAGCGCCTGCGCTTTGCCTCGGCCTTGCCGGCGCTGCTCAAGGGCGGCGATATCAACCCGATCCTGGACCCAGTGGCCCTTAATCATTATTTGAATTTCCACGCCGTTGTGCCCGCACCGCGCACCTTGCTGGCGGGTATCGAAAAGCTGCCGCCCGCCACCTGGATGCGCATCGATGCCAGCGGCAAGACCGAGCAGAAAACCTGGTGGACCCTGCCCTACGGCCCCCATGAGGATGAGCAGAACCTCAGCCTTGAAGACTGGACCGACCGCGTCCTCGACAGCACCCGCGAAGCCGTGGCCATCCGTCAACGCGCCGCTGTGGATGTGGGCGTGCTGCTCTCCGGCGGCGTCGATTCGAGCATGCTCGTCGGCCTGCTGCGTGAAGTCGGCGTGCAGGACCTGTCGACCTTTTCCATCGGCTTTGAAGATGCTGGTGGCGAACGCGGCGACGAATTCCAGTACTCGGACCTGATCGCCAAGCACTATGGCACCCGTCATCACCAACTGCGCATCGCCGAGAGCGAAATCATCGAGCAATTGCCGGCGGCGTTCCGCGCCATGAGCGAGCCGATGGTCAGCCATGACTGCATCGCCTTCTACCTGCTGTCGCGGGAAGTGGCCAAGCATTGCAAGGTAGTGCAGAGCGGCCAGGGCGCCGACGAACTGTTTGCCGGTTACCACTGGTACCCGCAGGTGGATGGCGCGAGCGATCCCTACGCCGCTTACCGCGATGCCTTCTTCGATCGCAGTTACGACGACTACGCGGCCACTGTCGCGCCGAAATGGCTGACCGCCAACGACGCCGCCGGTGACTTTGTGCGCGAACATTTTGCCATGCCAGGAGCGGATGCCGCCGTGGACAAGGCCCTGCGCCTGGACAGCACGGTGATGCTGGTGGATGACCCGGTCAAGCGCGTGGATAACATGACCATGGCCTGGGGCCTGGAAGCGCGTACGCCATTTCTCGACTACCGCCTGGTGGAGCTGTCGGCCCGCGTGCCGGGCAAGTTCAAGTTGCCCGACGGCGGCAAACAGGTACTCAAGGAAGCGGCACGCCGGGTTATCCCCAGCGAAGTCATCGACCGCAAGAAAGGCTATTTCCCGGTGCCCGGCCTCAAGCACTTGCAAGGCGACACCTTGAACTGGGTGCGTGAGCTGCTGCTGGACCCGAGCCAGGACCGTGGCCTGTTCAACCCGGCCATGCTCGACCGCTTGCTCACCGACCCCCAGGGTCAACTGACCCCGCTGCGCGGCTCCAAGCTATGGCAGTTGGCGGCGCTGAACCTGTGGCTCAGCGAACAAGGAATCTGA